A part of Paenibacillus sp. sptzw28 genomic DNA contains:
- a CDS encoding FAD-binding oxidoreductase translates to MMLVWTKELADLVGKEKLLLGFDQVDKLSKDYYWYSPVLEPLLRDKRADAIVVPETEDQVALVLAFAYRHGIPVTTRGSGTGNYGQAVPLEGGIVLDLSRLNAVHEVTDDYARVQAGVRLGALEKLLREQGKELRIYPSTFMKATVGGFICGGSGGIGSITWGNLWDGNVLEAVVYTIEEKPRRLIVHGPELSAYIHNYGTSGILTELKIPISRKVPWRQTVVQFDDFEAAYRFSHAVALDDVIRKRLVAPVEWPIPSFFKPIAHQLEPGASACLLETEEGTENALAAHAASVGGRIGYVIPSDQYRKTIGLSDFTWNHTTLWALKTDPSLTYLQAGFHPVDFPRQIGQIKAEFGDEVLLHLEFMRSAGVIVPAALPIVRYTTHERLYEIIAFFRSIGVGINDPHTWMLEMGGRGQMEAMLAAKRANDPRSLFNPGKLQIPAAQETIRSDER, encoded by the coding sequence ATGATGCTTGTATGGACAAAGGAATTGGCAGATTTAGTCGGGAAAGAAAAGCTGCTCCTCGGTTTCGACCAAGTTGACAAACTATCTAAGGATTATTACTGGTATTCCCCCGTGCTGGAGCCGCTGCTCCGGGACAAGAGAGCCGACGCAATCGTCGTTCCGGAGACGGAGGATCAGGTCGCCTTGGTGCTCGCCTTCGCTTACCGCCATGGAATTCCGGTTACGACGCGTGGATCGGGAACTGGAAATTACGGTCAGGCTGTACCGCTGGAGGGCGGAATTGTGCTGGACCTGAGCCGCCTAAATGCCGTACATGAGGTGACGGACGATTACGCCCGAGTTCAGGCGGGAGTTCGCCTGGGAGCGCTGGAGAAGCTTCTTCGTGAGCAGGGTAAGGAGCTTCGGATCTATCCGAGCACGTTCATGAAGGCGACGGTAGGCGGCTTCATCTGCGGCGGCTCTGGCGGCATCGGCTCAATAACCTGGGGTAACCTGTGGGACGGCAACGTGCTGGAGGCCGTCGTGTACACAATAGAGGAGAAGCCCCGGAGGCTTATCGTCCACGGGCCGGAGCTATCAGCTTACATTCATAATTATGGAACGAGCGGTATCCTGACGGAGCTAAAGATCCCGATCTCAAGGAAGGTGCCCTGGAGGCAGACGGTCGTGCAATTTGACGATTTTGAAGCGGCATACCGTTTCTCTCATGCGGTGGCACTGGATGACGTAATCCGCAAGCGGCTGGTCGCTCCTGTCGAATGGCCAATTCCATCGTTCTTCAAGCCGATCGCGCACCAGCTCGAGCCAGGGGCGAGCGCGTGCTTGCTGGAGACCGAGGAAGGCACCGAAAATGCGCTTGCAGCGCATGCAGCCTCGGTTGGCGGACGCATCGGCTATGTCATCCCCTCCGATCAATACCGCAAAACCATAGGTCTATCCGACTTCACATGGAACCACACCACTTTATGGGCTCTAAAGACAGATCCTTCGCTCACTTATCTCCAGGCGGGCTTCCATCCGGTCGATTTCCCCCGGCAAATCGGCCAAATCAAGGCTGAGTTTGGCGACGAAGTACTGTTGCACCTCGAATTCATGCGTTCGGCAGGCGTCATCGTCCCCGCCGCGCTGCCAATCGTCCGCTATACGACTCACGAACGGTTATACGAGATCATCGCGTTCTTCCGTTCGATTGGCGTCGGAATTAACGATCCCCACACGTGGATGCTCGAAATGGGCGGACGCGGACAAATGGAGGCGATGCTTGCTGCCAAACGAGCGAACGACCCGCGTTCCCTGTTTAACCCCGGCAAGCTGCAGATTCCCGCTGCACAGGAAACGATAAGGAGTGATGAGAGATGA
- a CDS encoding ABC transporter permease: MREEIVKDAADPSLYSLSETNPRVVPKSESYKSRLARLKTVLPPIVAFVIFIGGWELFCRLADMKPYLLPKPSDIVQAASENAANLWVSVYTTITEAVLGFLLSVVLGVGFAIILASSKLVERSVYPYAIIMQTIPIVAIAPIIVIWFGAGMNAIVIIAFLIGFFPMLSNTLIGLNSTDHNMKNLFYLYNASPLQLMFRLRLPSALPYIVAGLKISCTLAVIGAIVGEYIAGIGGGQGGLGYAITVAAARLRTAYLFACGFLASLLGIAFFLLVNAFSKWMLSSWHESEMKSSDG, translated from the coding sequence ATGAGGGAAGAGATCGTTAAGGATGCCGCTGACCCCAGTCTTTATTCCCTATCGGAGACAAACCCGAGAGTAGTGCCAAAGAGTGAATCGTACAAATCCAGGCTGGCACGGTTGAAAACGGTGCTGCCTCCCATCGTGGCATTCGTGATATTCATTGGTGGATGGGAACTTTTCTGCCGGCTCGCCGATATGAAGCCTTATTTGCTGCCCAAGCCCTCCGATATCGTTCAGGCTGCATCTGAGAACGCCGCTAATCTGTGGGTATCGGTATATACGACGATTACAGAAGCGGTGCTTGGTTTTCTGCTCAGCGTCGTGCTGGGAGTCGGATTTGCGATCATTTTGGCGAGCTCCAAGCTTGTCGAGAGAAGCGTCTACCCATACGCCATTATTATGCAAACCATTCCGATCGTCGCCATCGCACCGATCATCGTCATCTGGTTCGGTGCAGGAATGAACGCAATCGTCATCATCGCATTCCTAATCGGCTTTTTCCCTATGCTGTCCAATACACTGATCGGGCTCAATTCAACCGACCACAACATGAAGAACCTTTTCTACCTTTACAACGCCTCGCCTTTGCAGCTCATGTTCCGTCTGCGCTTGCCTTCTGCGCTGCCTTACATCGTCGCCGGACTCAAAATTTCCTGTACACTTGCCGTTATCGGAGCCATCGTGGGCGAATACATCGCTGGCATCGGAGGCGGCCAGGGGGGCTTAGGCTATGCAATAACCGTCGCCGCCGCTCGTCTTCGAACCGCTTATTTATTCGCGTGCGGCTTTTTGGCATCACTGCTTGGAATCGCTTTTTTCCTGCTGGTCAACGCCTTCTCCAAGTGGATGCTCAGCTCCTGGCATGAATCCGAGATGAAATCTTCGGACGGGTAA
- a CDS encoding ABC transporter substrate-binding protein yields MLAKSTRVKKIRLGALSLIVIAVMVLSACGSDKEEASSQSSESPSNKPAVVQMTKVTQVTNWFAEPEHGGQYAALSKGFYKDAGLEMTIQSGGPGVSASQIVASGKAEFGMGQADEILIARENGIPLVAIAATFQKNPQGIMFHKGKYKDISELNGHKVYVGSGAAFWEYLKKAYKLDKVEEMKYTGSLANFVADPGSATQIYVTSEPFSMKEEGVDVEYFLNYDLGYKQYGNILFTTEDYMKNHPDIVKAYVEASIKGWDYYKDNSEEINKVMQEKNPDLKLEAMAFGAKAQEPLIYGGDAEANGVGYMSKDVWEGLQKQLVDVGILKKAEPIDQVFTNEFLPGK; encoded by the coding sequence ATGCTGGCAAAAAGTACGAGAGTCAAGAAGATCAGGTTAGGGGCGCTATCTTTAATAGTGATCGCCGTCATGGTGCTGTCGGCCTGTGGGTCTGACAAGGAAGAAGCCTCTTCACAGAGCAGCGAATCGCCGAGTAACAAGCCTGCGGTAGTTCAGATGACCAAAGTTACACAGGTGACTAACTGGTTTGCGGAGCCGGAGCATGGCGGGCAGTATGCAGCGCTTTCAAAGGGCTTTTACAAGGACGCGGGGCTTGAAATGACAATCCAGTCCGGCGGCCCAGGGGTCTCCGCTTCGCAGATCGTTGCTTCCGGCAAGGCCGAATTCGGAATGGGGCAGGCGGACGAGATCTTGATAGCACGGGAAAACGGAATTCCACTCGTGGCAATCGCGGCGACATTCCAAAAGAACCCGCAAGGCATTATGTTCCATAAAGGCAAATACAAGGACATCTCAGAGTTGAACGGTCATAAGGTTTACGTAGGGAGCGGCGCAGCATTCTGGGAATATCTCAAGAAGGCTTACAAGCTGGACAAGGTGGAGGAGATGAAGTATACCGGTTCGCTCGCCAATTTCGTTGCTGATCCGGGCTCCGCCACACAAATATATGTAACCTCCGAGCCGTTCTCGATGAAGGAGGAGGGCGTAGACGTCGAATACTTCCTCAATTATGATCTTGGCTACAAGCAGTACGGCAACATTCTTTTCACCACGGAAGACTACATGAAGAACCACCCGGATATCGTCAAAGCTTACGTCGAAGCATCCATCAAGGGCTGGGATTACTATAAGGACAATTCCGAAGAAATCAACAAAGTAATGCAGGAAAAAAACCCGGATCTGAAGCTGGAAGCGATGGCGTTTGGCGCGAAAGCCCAGGAGCCGCTTATCTACGGCGGGGACGCTGAGGCAAACGGAGTCGGTTACATGAGCAAGGACGTGTGGGAAGGGCTGCAGAAGCAGTTGGTCGACGTTGGCATTCTGAAGAAAGCTGAGCCGATTGATCAAGTGTTCACGAACGAGTTTCTTCCCGGAAAATAA
- a CDS encoding DeoR/GlpR family DNA-binding transcription regulator — MLMGTRQYEIMKLLELKQQATIMELAEKFNVSQMTIRRDLDQLQSEGRIQRSHGGAVKVKRFMGSDYDQRANENKAEKIAIAREAVRHIQDGMSIILDAGTTVAAMVDELEKFKGLKIITRDLHTALLLSNEQRFGSFDVYCTGGRLSKWAYSLDGIYAEKMLASLTVDAAFLTCEAISHAKGAMAWSPVLVGARQTAMNAADKNILLVDSTKFSYNSLAIFASLDSFDEIITENGLDEDEADVYVTAGYPLRIAPVM; from the coding sequence ATGCTCATGGGAACAAGACAATATGAAATCATGAAGCTGCTTGAGCTCAAGCAGCAGGCAACGATCATGGAACTCGCTGAGAAGTTCAATGTCTCGCAGATGACCATACGGCGCGATCTCGACCAATTGCAGTCCGAAGGCAGAATTCAGCGGTCCCACGGCGGGGCTGTTAAGGTTAAAAGATTCATGGGCTCCGATTACGATCAACGGGCAAACGAAAACAAAGCTGAGAAGATTGCCATTGCGAGGGAAGCCGTGAGGCATATCCAGGACGGGATGAGCATTATTCTGGATGCAGGGACAACGGTCGCAGCCATGGTGGACGAGTTGGAGAAGTTCAAAGGTCTGAAAATCATTACCCGTGATTTGCATACTGCGCTGCTTCTCTCAAACGAACAGAGATTCGGCAGCTTCGACGTCTACTGTACAGGAGGCCGGCTAAGCAAATGGGCTTATAGCCTGGACGGCATTTATGCGGAGAAGATGCTCGCTTCGCTAACGGTGGATGCAGCATTTCTTACTTGTGAAGCCATCTCTCATGCCAAGGGAGCCATGGCCTGGTCGCCCGTGCTCGTGGGTGCCAGACAGACTGCCATGAACGCGGCGGATAAAAACATTCTGCTGGTCGATTCGACCAAGTTCAGTTATAATTCGCTCGCGATCTTTGCCAGTCTTGACTCGTTCGACGAGATTATCACCGAGAATGGACTTGATGAAGACGAAGCCGATGTTTATGTGACTGCCGGCTATCCGCTTCGCATCGCACCCGTCATGTAA
- a CDS encoding ABC transporter ATP-binding protein encodes MKATAVRKERVRMGRLSKVYPNGTVAVQDVNLSITEGEFLCFVGPSGCGKSTIFKMITGLSGPTGGTLEVMGTTPKQARKQSDTAFVFQDHTLLPWSSVIDNVALPLALRGVSRKERQLEAERVLQLVGLKDYMKSMPRQLSGGMKMRASIARALVSKPKLLLMDEPFGALDEITRQTLQLELLDLWSRDQEMTVLFVTHNVFEAVFLSTRVAVMTPRPGKIAAVIDVPVPFPRDESFRTTPEFGQIVRSVSDALKH; translated from the coding sequence ATGAAAGCGACTGCGGTCAGAAAAGAAAGGGTGCGAATGGGGCGGCTGTCCAAAGTGTATCCGAACGGAACCGTCGCCGTTCAGGACGTAAATCTCTCAATTACAGAAGGAGAGTTTCTCTGCTTTGTCGGGCCGTCCGGCTGCGGCAAGTCGACGATCTTTAAAATGATCACCGGCCTGTCTGGACCGACGGGGGGAACGCTTGAGGTAATGGGAACCACTCCCAAGCAAGCCCGCAAGCAGAGCGATACGGCCTTCGTCTTCCAGGACCACACGCTGCTGCCCTGGAGCTCCGTCATTGACAACGTGGCCCTCCCGCTGGCGCTTCGCGGCGTATCCCGCAAGGAGCGTCAGCTGGAGGCGGAGCGGGTGCTTCAGTTGGTGGGGCTGAAAGATTATATGAAGTCAATGCCCAGACAGCTGTCCGGGGGGATGAAGATGAGGGCCTCGATAGCCAGGGCGCTCGTATCCAAGCCCAAGCTGCTCCTGATGGACGAACCGTTTGGCGCGCTGGACGAGATTACGAGGCAGACGCTTCAGCTTGAGCTGCTCGATCTCTGGAGCCGAGACCAGGAAATGACCGTATTGTTCGTCACGCATAATGTTTTCGAAGCCGTGTTTTTGTCCACCCGTGTTGCCGTCATGACCCCAAGACCCGGTAAGATAGCCGCTGTTATTGACGTACCGGTCCCTTTTCCACGCGACGAATCCTTCCGTACCACCCCGGAATTCGGCCAGATTGTTCGTTCCGTATCGGATGCTCTGAAGCACTGA
- a CDS encoding amidohydrolase family protein, with translation MNGGDELMNAYDLIVRNVRLTGDGTNIDIAIRDGLIAGMGQFTAAASETLDAEGRLLVPPFVEPHVHLDTALTAGNPVWNESGTLAEGIEIWSARKMTLTKEDVIARAERTIRLYLGYGVLHLRSMVDIGDPKLTALEAIMEIKERYRGQIEIQVTAFPQDGIMCCPDNEERMKEALRMGADGVSAVPHLERTREEGVLSLRKAFDLANRSGAYVHVFCDETDDENSKYLEVCASLALSTGIGSRATAAHANAAAYYNESYFQKVIGLVKQSGLSIVACPLINSVMQGRYDGYPKGRGITRIKEFQRAGINVALSHDDIRSPFYPLGTGNPLDAAHMAAHLAHMSGRTEMRTLLGMITEGGAAAMNLESYSFQGGVIQDGAPASFLLFDAKDSGDLIRQRLSPRFVFRSGLIIAETLPAATSLRIAKEETDWTIAVREPELPMQIGFFPSQS, from the coding sequence ATGAATGGCGGGGATGAGCTGATGAACGCTTATGATTTGATTGTGAGAAATGTCCGTCTGACTGGAGACGGTACAAATATCGATATTGCGATACGGGATGGGCTTATTGCGGGAATGGGCCAGTTCACAGCGGCTGCCTCGGAGACGCTCGACGCGGAAGGCAGGCTGTTAGTGCCTCCGTTCGTTGAGCCGCACGTCCATCTGGATACGGCGCTGACCGCGGGGAATCCCGTCTGGAACGAGAGCGGTACGCTGGCGGAAGGAATCGAAATCTGGTCTGCACGTAAGATGACGCTCACGAAGGAGGATGTCATCGCAAGAGCGGAGCGCACGATTCGTCTCTATCTTGGGTACGGTGTTCTTCATCTGCGTTCGATGGTCGACATTGGCGATCCAAAGCTGACGGCACTGGAAGCCATAATGGAGATCAAAGAGCGCTATCGAGGGCAGATAGAAATCCAGGTTACGGCATTTCCCCAGGACGGAATCATGTGTTGTCCGGACAACGAGGAGCGGATGAAGGAAGCGCTGCGAATGGGTGCGGACGGAGTGTCCGCGGTTCCGCACCTGGAGCGCACCCGCGAGGAAGGAGTGCTGTCATTGCGGAAGGCGTTCGACCTTGCGAATCGCAGCGGTGCGTATGTTCATGTTTTCTGTGACGAGACGGATGACGAGAATTCCAAGTATCTGGAGGTCTGCGCCTCATTGGCGCTGTCTACAGGGATTGGCTCCCGGGCGACGGCGGCGCATGCAAACGCCGCAGCTTATTATAATGAATCATATTTCCAGAAAGTCATTGGGCTGGTCAAACAGTCCGGACTCTCGATCGTCGCTTGTCCGCTAATTAACAGTGTTATGCAAGGTCGTTATGACGGCTACCCCAAGGGAAGAGGAATTACGCGCATTAAGGAATTTCAGCGCGCGGGTATCAACGTTGCGCTATCCCACGATGATATTCGTTCGCCGTTCTATCCCCTTGGTACGGGCAATCCACTAGATGCCGCCCACATGGCTGCCCATCTGGCTCATATGAGTGGACGTACCGAAATGCGAACCCTGCTTGGGATGATTACAGAGGGCGGGGCTGCGGCGATGAATCTGGAGTCTTACAGTTTTCAAGGCGGCGTCATCCAGGATGGAGCCCCCGCCTCGTTCCTTTTGTTCGACGCGAAGGACTCGGGCGATCTGATTCGTCAGCGGTTGTCGCCTCGGTTCGTGTTCCGAAGCGGACTCATCATCGCAGAAACGTTACCCGCGGCCACAAGCCTGCGGATCGCGAAAGAAGAGACAGATTGGACAATTGCGGTGCGGGAGCCCGAGCTTCCGATGCAAATAGGCTTTTTCCCTAGTCAGTCGTAA
- a CDS encoding creatininase family protein: protein MFRYNGNAFDRRFLPRLTTREIEVMPKDEVLVVLPVGAIEQHGPHMPVYTDTLLGEALMAEAFEHLPENAPIWLIPPISYGKSTEHAEFPGTFTLSAQTLMMVLQDIAASLARSGFKKLLLFNTHGGNADLLGMMSREIRLSTGLAVYRLDPGAVRYSESFTDDEEKASGIHAGDVETSLVMAVCPDWVHPELALREMPKFPQSTSFSFRSKSFAWVMKDISRSGIAGDATKANPERGQAMLKKAGPLLAEALLEIAAFDMGSMKE, encoded by the coding sequence GTGTTCAGATATAACGGAAACGCTTTTGATCGCCGCTTTCTGCCCCGGCTGACGACCCGGGAGATCGAAGTGATGCCGAAGGATGAAGTGCTGGTCGTTCTTCCTGTGGGTGCCATCGAGCAGCATGGGCCCCACATGCCTGTCTATACGGATACTCTGCTTGGGGAGGCGTTGATGGCGGAAGCATTCGAGCATCTTCCCGAGAATGCCCCAATCTGGCTGATTCCCCCTATCAGTTACGGCAAAAGTACCGAGCACGCGGAATTCCCCGGAACGTTTACATTGTCGGCCCAGACTTTGATGATGGTGCTTCAGGATATCGCTGCATCTCTCGCTAGAAGCGGGTTTAAAAAACTTCTGTTGTTCAATACTCACGGGGGCAACGCCGACTTGCTCGGCATGATGTCGAGAGAGATCCGTCTCTCAACCGGGCTTGCCGTGTACCGCCTTGATCCGGGTGCGGTCCGTTACAGTGAATCGTTCACCGACGACGAGGAGAAGGCGAGCGGGATTCATGCAGGAGACGTGGAGACCTCTCTAGTAATGGCAGTCTGTCCGGATTGGGTCCATCCCGAACTCGCTCTAAGGGAGATGCCGAAGTTCCCCCAATCGACTTCATTTTCCTTCCGCTCCAAATCGTTTGCCTGGGTTATGAAAGACATCTCCCGCAGCGGAATCGCCGGTGACGCGACCAAAGCAAATCCTGAACGGGGACAAGCCATGCTGAAGAAGGCGGGACCGCTTCTGGCGGAAGCTCTGCTGGAGATTGCGGCATTTGACATGGGATCTATGAAGGAATAA
- a CDS encoding cellulase family glycosylhydrolase, with the protein MRLKIKIFRSHLIAVILMIAIAFSGLSPVVSAAETADFNQFNASQIVYEMGAGWNLGNQLEATTNGWPSETAWGNPAVTQALIQKVKAAGFKTIRIPVSYLNYIGSGPNYTIDSTWLSRVKTVVDYAYSEGLYVIINVHGDGYTNVAGSWLLVNSSDQTTVRAKYQKVWQQIANTFVNYDEKLIFESMNEVFDGTWGTPNPTYYSNLNTLNQVFVNTVRQSGGNNAARWLLIPGWNTNIDYTAGNYGFVLPTDNYRSSTVPSSEKRIMISVHYYSPWDFAGEETGTITQWGATATNTSKKSTWGQEDYLDSQFKSMYDKFVTQGYPVVIGEFGSIDKTAFDSANDNYRAEFAKAVTATAKKYGSVPVYWDNGHNGQYGFGLFDRSTYAITEQGIINAIMSAIGTSNGGSNYKIKNVGTGLFIDGMGRTANGSNAGQYSSSTSNNQRWVLENYGSYYKIKNVGTGLYLDGMYRTTAGSICGQYSNSDSWNQRWILEPNGSNYRIKNQSTGLYLDSGGTTTNGADLKQWTSSTSTNLQWQLVTP; encoded by the coding sequence ATGAGATTAAAAATTAAGATATTCAGGAGCCATTTAATAGCTGTAATATTGATGATCGCAATTGCCTTTTCCGGTTTGAGTCCGGTAGTATCAGCTGCAGAAACAGCTGATTTCAATCAATTTAATGCTTCACAAATTGTTTATGAAATGGGTGCGGGCTGGAATCTGGGAAACCAGCTTGAAGCCACTACCAACGGTTGGCCCAGTGAAACGGCGTGGGGCAATCCCGCTGTAACGCAGGCTCTCATTCAAAAGGTAAAGGCAGCAGGATTTAAAACGATCCGTATCCCTGTTTCGTATTTGAATTATATAGGGAGTGGACCGAATTATACGATTGATTCCACATGGCTGAGCAGAGTTAAAACGGTCGTCGACTATGCCTACAGCGAGGGCTTGTATGTCATCATCAACGTTCATGGAGACGGTTACACGAACGTTGCCGGCTCTTGGTTGTTAGTCAATTCAAGCGATCAAACAACGGTTAGGGCAAAATATCAAAAAGTCTGGCAGCAGATCGCAAATACATTCGTCAATTATGATGAGAAGTTGATTTTTGAATCCATGAACGAAGTATTTGACGGCACTTGGGGCACACCTAACCCAACCTACTATTCAAATCTTAATACTTTAAATCAAGTCTTTGTAAATACCGTAAGACAATCCGGAGGAAACAACGCCGCAAGATGGCTCCTAATTCCTGGCTGGAATACGAATATTGATTATACAGCAGGCAATTATGGCTTCGTACTTCCTACAGACAATTACAGATCGTCCACCGTTCCAAGCAGTGAAAAGAGAATCATGATCTCCGTTCATTATTACTCGCCTTGGGACTTCGCCGGCGAGGAAACTGGCACCATTACCCAATGGGGAGCAACGGCTACCAACACTTCTAAAAAATCAACCTGGGGACAGGAAGACTACTTAGATTCCCAATTCAAGTCCATGTATGATAAATTCGTAACGCAAGGATATCCTGTGGTCATTGGTGAATTTGGTTCCATTGATAAAACAGCCTTCGATTCAGCGAATGATAATTATCGTGCTGAATTTGCAAAAGCAGTAACCGCAACTGCCAAGAAATACGGATCTGTCCCTGTTTATTGGGATAATGGACACAACGGACAGTACGGTTTTGGACTGTTTGACAGGTCGACCTATGCGATCACGGAGCAAGGAATTATTAATGCTATCATGAGTGCTATTGGCACTTCCAATGGTGGCAGCAATTATAAAATAAAGAATGTTGGCACGGGTTTGTTCATTGACGGTATGGGCCGTACCGCAAACGGCTCAAATGCGGGCCAATACAGCTCCAGCACGAGCAACAACCAACGATGGGTATTGGAAAACTACGGAAGCTATTACAAAATAAAAAATGTTGGTACGGGTTTGTATCTTGACGGGATGTACCGCACTACAGCCGGTTCCATCTGCGGACAATATAGCAACAGCGACAGTTGGAACCAGCGCTGGATATTGGAGCCCAACGGAAGCAATTACAGGATCAAGAATCAATCTACCGGTCTTTATTTGGATAGCGGCGGCACTACTACAAACGGTGCCGATCTGAAACAGTGGACCAGCAGCACCAGCACCAACCTGCAGTGGCAGTTAGTTACTCCCTAG
- a CDS encoding amidohydrolase family protein, with amino-acid sequence MPADLEAVNARLPLAQGDGLFKLTIRDGKWSSIEAQEEIVVSDRHVPISKLNFEELRSAREIDLQERVLLPGFVDVHMHLDKAYSIAHVRNRSGTLLEAIENYRSIAPTFSKESIRERIVKAALRAASFGSLMLRSHLDVPFHLGREVALRTVEAALEAREIVKEFVDIQYFPMYFYDPAIKRGLTEFAEETLQMGVDGVGGAPHLAPDPEEGIRWAFQLATAFGRPIDFHCDESDNPEVKTIDAYCDQVLIHGYAGRAAAGHLCSLSAMAQEEADRLIAKMAEAGIGAVTLPAVNLYLQGRGDQGNVRRGLTRVKELVNAGVPVAAASDNIQDPFHPFGRGDVLQIGLMTAYAAHLAREEDIVTVLRMLTHLPATIAGIPDYGVSSGNPASFVVLDAVSGEELFQELPATRWVYNKTRWIYASELKRQWTDPLSDNATVSVK; translated from the coding sequence ATGCCGGCAGATCTGGAAGCCGTCAACGCAAGATTGCCCCTGGCACAGGGCGATGGTCTGTTCAAGCTAACAATCAGGGACGGAAAGTGGTCTTCCATTGAAGCTCAGGAAGAGATTGTAGTATCGGATCGGCACGTGCCGATCTCCAAGCTAAACTTCGAGGAGCTTCGGTCAGCCCGGGAGATTGATCTGCAGGAGCGGGTGCTGCTGCCCGGATTTGTAGACGTCCATATGCATCTGGACAAAGCATATTCGATCGCTCATGTACGCAATCGCTCGGGGACGCTTCTGGAAGCGATCGAAAATTACCGTTCCATCGCCCCGACCTTCAGCAAGGAATCGATAAGGGAACGGATTGTCAAGGCCGCGCTTCGAGCAGCTTCCTTCGGCAGCCTTATGCTTCGCAGTCATCTCGATGTTCCCTTCCATCTTGGCCGCGAGGTTGCACTGCGTACGGTGGAGGCAGCTTTGGAGGCGAGGGAGATAGTGAAAGAATTCGTGGACATCCAGTACTTTCCGATGTATTTTTACGATCCCGCCATAAAAAGAGGGCTCACTGAGTTTGCCGAGGAGACGCTGCAAATGGGCGTCGATGGCGTCGGCGGAGCACCGCATCTGGCGCCTGACCCAGAAGAGGGAATTCGCTGGGCGTTCCAGCTCGCGACGGCGTTTGGCAGGCCGATCGATTTTCACTGCGATGAATCTGACAATCCTGAGGTCAAAACGATCGATGCCTATTGCGACCAAGTCCTCATTCACGGCTATGCAGGAAGGGCGGCAGCGGGGCATCTATGTTCGCTATCCGCGATGGCTCAAGAGGAGGCCGACCGGCTGATTGCCAAGATGGCTGAGGCGGGTATCGGAGCAGTCACGCTTCCCGCGGTCAATCTGTACCTGCAGGGCCGCGGCGATCAGGGCAACGTGAGACGGGGTCTGACGCGGGTCAAGGAGCTGGTGAATGCCGGGGTTCCCGTTGCGGCAGCCTCCGATAACATCCAAGATCCGTTCCATCCGTTCGGCCGGGGAGACGTGCTTCAGATCGGTCTAATGACTGCCTATGCAGCACATTTGGCCCGTGAAGAGGATATCGTTACGGTGCTGCGGATGCTGACACATCTACCGGCGACCATTGCCGGTATTCCTGACTACGGTGTTTCTTCCGGCAATCCGGCGAGCTTCGTCGTCTTAGACGCGGTATCAGGGGAAGAACTCTTCCAGGAGCTTCCCGCCACGCGCTGGGTATACAACAAGACACGCTGGATCTATGCGTCCGAGTTGAAGCGGCAGTGGACGGACCCGTTATCAGACAATGCGACTGTAAGTGTAAAATAA
- a CDS encoding NAD(P)H-dependent oxidoreductase: MARVLIIYFSAYGHIHRMTEAAAKGARDEGHEVRVVRIPEFSSPGNVTALLDHPSRRQDRGEDSLPCKFRVDARWDKYERSQKEQKEVPEACHDDLRWADGIVWGFPTYYGSMPAQVKSFLDMSGSLCASGELEGKPTGVMTSAGSIHTGHEATILTSIVPLLHFGLIYVGLPYSQNPEYLTADAIGGSPYGPSTLAGPDSSRTPDERELIMAGRLGARVARFAEATRGIK, encoded by the coding sequence ATGGCGAGGGTCTTAATCATCTATTTCAGTGCATACGGACATATCCATCGGATGACTGAAGCGGCTGCAAAGGGAGCCCGAGACGAAGGGCACGAGGTGAGGGTGGTTCGCATACCGGAGTTTAGTTCCCCGGGCAACGTAACGGCACTACTCGACCATCCGAGCCGCAGGCAAGACCGCGGGGAAGACTCGCTGCCTTGCAAGTTCCGTGTCGATGCAAGATGGGATAAGTACGAGAGGTCCCAAAAGGAGCAAAAGGAGGTACCGGAAGCCTGTCATGACGATCTGCGCTGGGCGGATGGCATTGTTTGGGGCTTCCCGACCTATTACGGCTCGATGCCGGCGCAGGTCAAGTCGTTCCTCGATATGTCAGGCAGTCTGTGCGCAAGTGGAGAATTAGAGGGAAAACCGACTGGAGTCATGACGAGCGCCGGTTCGATCCATACCGGCCACGAGGCGACGATTTTGACCTCGATCGTACCGCTGCTTCATTTCGGTCTAATTTACGTCGGTCTTCCTTATTCTCAGAATCCCGAATATTTGACGGCGGACGCAATCGGTGGTTCTCCCTACGGACCCTCCACCCTGGCGGGGCCGGATAGTTCGAGAACTCCAGACGAGCGCGAGCTAATAATGGCCGGCAGGCTGGGTGCCCGCGTGGCGCGATTTGCCGAAGCGACTAGAGGCATCAAATGA